From a single Bacteroidales bacterium genomic region:
- the rpoB gene encoding DNA-directed RNA polymerase subunit beta produces the protein MASKKIERINFASTKVHAEYPDFLDIQVKSFQDFFQLETTPENRQNEGLFKVFAENFPISDARNNFVLEFIDYFIDPPRYGIEECLERGLTFSVPLKAKLKLYCTDPEHEDFETIIQDVYLGMIPYMTPKGTFIINGAERVVVSQLHRSPGVFFGKTRHTNGQTLYSARIIPFKGSWIEFATDINNVMYAYIDRKKKLPVTTLLRSIGFESDKDILEIFKLAEEIKVNKATLKKNIGRKLAARVVRTWVEDFVDEDTGEVVSIERTEVLIDRETMLENEHIDIIVNAGVKAILLHSEGENTTDYSIIFNTLQKDTANSEKEAVEFIYRLLRNAEPPDEDTARGIIDKLFFSDKRYDLGDVGRYRINKKLNFTSNIDTKVLTKEDIISIIKYLVELQNLKTDVDDIDHLSNRRVRTVGEQLYGQFGVGLARMARTIRERMNVRDNEVFTPADLINAKTLSSVINTFFGTNQLSQFMDQTNPLSELTHKRRVSALGPGGLSRERAGFEVRDVHYTHYGRLCTIETPEGPNIGLISSLCIYAKVNKLGFIETPYSIVEKGVVKLNEAPIYLTAEEEEDKTIAQASTPYNEKGKITQEQVKARYLADYPILEPENINLIDVAPNQIASIAASLIPFLEHDDANRALMGSNMMRQAVPLMVPEAPIVQTGIEGKVAKDSRVLINAEGNGVVKFVDATQIVIEYERSDKERLVSFEEDVKTYSLPKFVKTNQNTCVNLKPIVHKGQKVKKGDVLCEGYATQKGELALGRNLKVAFMPWKGYNFEDAIVISERVVREDIFTSIHVEEFVLEVRETKRGMEELTNDIPNVSVEATKDLDEKGIIRIGAEVNEGDILIGKITPKGETDPTPEEKLLRAIFGDKAGDVKDASLKAPPSMKGVVIDKKLFSRVIRDKKDKAKEKETLKDFEEQYNKSSYNLKVKLVEKLLKILDGKTSQGVYNNLKVELIPKKGKFTQKSLLALDYSVINPTKWTSDKDTNEQVKLLLHNYTIKYRELLGIYNRNKFIETVGDDLPSGIVKLAKVYIAKKRKLKVGDKMAGRHGNKGIVARIVRDEDMPFLDDGTPVDVVLNPLGVPSRMNLGQIYETVLGWAGKKLGMTFETPIFNGASLEDINMYMKQAGLPENGKIYLYDGGTGERFHQPATVGMIYIMKLHHLVDDKMHARSIGPYSLITQQPLGGKAQFGGQRFGEMEVWALEAFGAANILQEILTIKSDDVTGRARAYESLVKGENMSKPGVPESFNVLVHELRGLGLNITFEE, from the coding sequence TTGGCTTCAAAAAAAATTGAACGAATCAATTTCGCATCCACAAAAGTCCATGCAGAATATCCGGATTTTCTCGATATTCAGGTTAAGTCGTTTCAGGATTTTTTTCAATTAGAAACAACACCTGAAAACAGGCAAAACGAGGGCTTATTTAAAGTTTTCGCAGAAAACTTTCCCATATCGGATGCACGCAATAATTTTGTTCTGGAATTTATTGATTATTTTATTGACCCTCCAAGATATGGTATCGAAGAATGCCTTGAAAGAGGCCTTACCTTTAGTGTGCCCCTTAAAGCAAAACTGAAGCTGTATTGTACCGACCCGGAACATGAAGATTTCGAAACTATTATTCAGGATGTTTACCTCGGAATGATACCCTACATGACTCCCAAAGGTACCTTCATCATCAATGGAGCAGAAAGAGTCGTTGTATCTCAGTTACACAGGTCTCCCGGCGTGTTTTTTGGAAAAACAAGGCATACCAACGGGCAAACATTGTATTCAGCACGTATTATTCCTTTTAAAGGCTCGTGGATAGAGTTTGCAACCGACATTAATAATGTAATGTATGCCTATATTGACCGAAAAAAGAAATTGCCTGTAACTACTTTATTACGTTCTATCGGATTTGAATCCGATAAAGATATTCTGGAAATTTTCAAACTGGCGGAGGAAATAAAGGTTAACAAGGCCACACTGAAAAAAAATATCGGACGGAAGCTTGCGGCAAGGGTTGTCAGAACATGGGTTGAAGATTTTGTGGATGAAGACACAGGGGAAGTGGTTTCTATCGAACGTACCGAAGTGCTTATTGACAGGGAAACAATGCTGGAGAATGAACATATTGACATTATTGTTAATGCAGGCGTTAAAGCAATATTGTTGCATAGTGAGGGTGAAAATACTACGGATTATTCTATTATTTTTAACACTCTTCAAAAAGATACAGCCAATTCGGAAAAAGAAGCCGTGGAATTTATTTACCGCCTTTTACGAAATGCCGAACCACCTGATGAAGATACCGCCAGAGGAATCATTGATAAGTTATTCTTTTCGGATAAGCGTTATGACCTTGGTGATGTTGGTAGATACAGGATTAATAAGAAACTGAATTTTACCAGCAACATCGATACAAAAGTTCTTACCAAAGAAGATATTATTTCAATAATAAAATATCTTGTTGAACTTCAGAATCTTAAAACTGATGTTGACGACATTGACCATCTTAGTAATCGAAGAGTTCGTACTGTAGGAGAACAATTGTATGGACAGTTTGGTGTAGGCTTGGCACGTATGGCCCGCACGATACGTGAAAGAATGAATGTTCGCGACAATGAGGTATTCACTCCGGCTGACCTGATTAATGCTAAAACATTATCATCAGTAATTAATACGTTTTTTGGTACGAACCAGCTTTCACAGTTTATGGACCAGACTAACCCGTTGTCAGAACTTACACATAAAAGAAGAGTTTCTGCTTTGGGTCCCGGAGGTTTGTCAAGAGAAAGAGCAGGGTTTGAAGTTCGTGACGTACATTACACGCATTATGGCCGCTTATGTACTATTGAAACACCTGAAGGCCCCAATATCGGGCTTATTTCATCCTTATGTATTTATGCTAAAGTAAACAAACTGGGCTTTATTGAAACACCTTATAGTATAGTTGAAAAAGGTGTCGTTAAATTAAACGAAGCTCCCATATATCTTACTGCTGAAGAAGAGGAAGATAAAACTATTGCTCAGGCAAGCACTCCATACAATGAAAAAGGCAAAATTACCCAGGAACAGGTAAAGGCAAGATACCTGGCCGATTATCCTATTCTGGAGCCTGAAAATATCAACCTTATTGATGTTGCTCCCAATCAAATAGCATCTATTGCAGCATCCCTCATCCCCTTTCTAGAACATGATGACGCGAACAGAGCTCTAATGGGTTCAAACATGATGCGTCAGGCAGTTCCCCTTATGGTACCTGAAGCTCCTATTGTACAAACAGGGATTGAAGGCAAGGTTGCTAAGGATTCGCGTGTATTGATAAATGCAGAAGGCAACGGTGTGGTGAAATTTGTGGATGCAACTCAGATAGTCATTGAATACGAACGTTCAGACAAAGAACGACTTGTAAGCTTTGAAGAAGACGTAAAAACTTACTCACTGCCAAAGTTTGTTAAAACAAACCAGAATACTTGTGTCAACCTGAAACCTATAGTCCACAAAGGTCAAAAAGTTAAAAAAGGAGATGTCCTTTGTGAAGGTTATGCTACACAAAAAGGAGAACTGGCCTTGGGACGTAATCTCAAAGTGGCATTTATGCCCTGGAAAGGATATAATTTTGAAGATGCTATCGTTATTTCAGAGAGAGTTGTTCGTGAAGATATCTTTACTTCCATCCATGTTGAAGAGTTTGTTCTTGAAGTTCGAGAAACAAAACGTGGCATGGAAGAACTTACCAACGACATTCCTAATGTCAGTGTGGAAGCTACGAAAGATCTTGATGAAAAAGGTATTATCCGTATAGGGGCTGAAGTTAATGAGGGCGATATTCTAATAGGCAAAATTACCCCAAAAGGAGAAACTGATCCTACACCGGAAGAGAAACTCTTAAGAGCCATTTTCGGTGATAAAGCCGGTGATGTTAAAGATGCTTCTCTGAAAGCTCCACCATCAATGAAGGGCGTTGTAATTGATAAAAAACTTTTTTCACGTGTTATCCGTGATAAAAAAGACAAGGCAAAAGAGAAAGAAACACTCAAGGATTTTGAAGAACAGTATAATAAATCTTCATACAATCTAAAAGTTAAACTGGTTGAAAAACTTTTAAAAATTCTTGATGGCAAAACATCTCAAGGAGTTTATAATAATCTGAAAGTTGAACTCATCCCTAAAAAAGGCAAGTTTACTCAGAAATCGTTGCTTGCACTTGATTATAGTGTTATTAACCCAACAAAATGGACTTCAGATAAAGACACAAACGAACAGGTGAAGCTTCTGTTGCATAATTATACCATTAAATACCGCGAATTACTTGGTATTTATAACAGGAATAAGTTTATTGAAACTGTAGGAGATGACCTGCCATCAGGAATTGTGAAGCTGGCGAAAGTATATATTGCAAAAAAACGCAAACTGAAAGTGGGTGATAAAATGGCCGGGCGTCACGGGAACAAAGGTATTGTTGCACGTATCGTTCGTGATGAAGATATGCCTTTCCTTGATGACGGGACACCTGTTGATGTGGTTCTTAACCCTCTTGGTGTACCTTCACGTATGAACCTTGGTCAAATTTATGAAACTGTACTTGGATGGGCCGGTAAAAAGCTGGGAATGACATTTGAAACACCTATATTTAATGGGGCCTCACTGGAAGACATTAATATGTATATGAAACAGGCTGGCCTGCCTGAAAACGGAAAAATATATTTGTATGATGGCGGCACAGGAGAGCGTTTTCATCAGCCGGCAACAGTAGGCATGATTTACATTATGAAATTACACCACCTTGTAGATGATAAAATGCATGCTCGTTCTATTGGTCCGTATTCACTTATTACACAACAACCACTGGGAGGTAAAGCACAATTCGGAGGCCAACGTTTTGGAGAGATGGAAGTTTGGGCACTGGAAGCATTCGGTGCTGCAAACATCTTGCAGGAAATACTTACTATTAAATCCGATGATGTTACAGGAAGAGCCAGAGCTTACGAATCGCTGGTAAAAGGTGAGAATATGTCCAAACCCGGTGTGCCGGAATCTTTCAATGTGTTAGTACATGAACTGAGAGGTTTGGGATTAAATATAACTTTCGAAGAATAG
- the rplL gene encoding 50S ribosomal protein L7/L12, with product MADLKAFAEQLVNLTVKEVNELAKILKEEYGIEPAAAAVVAAPAAGGSAADGGAEPEEKSRFDVILKSAGQAKLGVVKLVKEMTSLGLKEAKELVDAAPKAIKEGVSKDEANALKTQLEEAGAEVEIK from the coding sequence ATGGCAGATTTAAAAGCTTTTGCAGAACAGTTAGTTAACCTTACCGTTAAAGAGGTTAATGAATTAGCTAAAATTTTAAAAGAAGAATATGGAATAGAACCCGCAGCAGCAGCAGTGGTGGCTGCACCTGCAGCAGGTGGTAGTGCTGCTGACGGCGGCGCTGAACCCGAAGAAAAATCACGTTTTGATGTGATCTTAAAGTCAGCCGGACAGGCCAAATTAGGCGTAGTAAAACTGGTTAAGGAAATGACCAGCCTGGGATTGAAAGAAGCAAAAGAACTTGTTGATGCAGCACCAAAAGCTATAAAAGAAGGTGTAAGCAAAGACGAAGCTAACGCATTGAAAACACAGTTAGAGGAGGCAGGCGCTGAAGTTGAAATTAAGTAA
- the rplJ gene encoding 50S ribosomal protein L10 → MKKDEKEQVIEVLSQQLKAANNFYITDISDLNVEKTNELRRLCFKRNIKLTVVKNTLLKKAMEKTERDFEELYPVLKGGTSIMVCEAANVPAKLIAEFRKTFKMEKPVLKAAFIEESTYIGNDQLSLLVALKSKNELIGEIIGLLQSPVRNVIGALQSGGQTISGIVKTLSEKPE, encoded by the coding sequence ATGAAAAAAGATGAAAAAGAACAGGTTATTGAAGTTTTGAGCCAGCAACTTAAAGCTGCCAATAACTTTTATATTACTGATATTTCCGATTTGAATGTTGAAAAAACTAACGAATTACGTCGTTTATGTTTTAAACGCAACATCAAGCTCACGGTTGTAAAAAATACATTGCTGAAAAAGGCGATGGAGAAAACAGAGAGAGATTTTGAGGAACTATATCCGGTGCTTAAAGGCGGCACTTCAATTATGGTGTGCGAAGCAGCTAATGTGCCGGCTAAGTTGATTGCCGAGTTTAGAAAAACCTTTAAAATGGAAAAACCTGTTTTAAAGGCAGCATTTATTGAGGAATCGACCTATATAGGAAACGACCAGCTGAGTTTGCTGGTAGCCCTTAAATCTAAAAATGAGCTTATCGGAGAAATCATTGGATTACTGCAATCACCCGTAAGAAATGTTATTGGGGCATTGCAATCCGGTGGACAAACGATTTCAGGTATCGTAAAAACATTATCAGAAAAACCTGAGTAG
- the rplA gene encoding 50S ribosomal protein L1, whose product MAKITKKRKESLALVDKNKAVSLEEAAELVRKISYTKFDSSVDIDVRLGVDPRKADQMVRGIVTLPHGTGKVIRVLVLCTPDKEEEAKNAGADYYGLDEYINKIKEGWTDIDVIITMPSVMPKVGALGRILGPRGLMPNPKSGTVTMDIGKAVKEIKAGKIDFKVDKYGIIHAGIAKVSFESNKIADNAREILQTIVRLKPSSAKGTYIKSVYMSSTMSPGIQIDTKSII is encoded by the coding sequence ATGGCAAAAATAACGAAGAAAAGAAAAGAATCGCTTGCGCTGGTTGATAAGAACAAAGCAGTTTCATTGGAAGAAGCTGCTGAACTGGTGAGAAAAATAAGTTACACCAAGTTCGATTCCTCCGTGGATATTGACGTACGTTTGGGTGTTGACCCGCGTAAAGCCGACCAGATGGTTCGTGGTATAGTTACCTTACCTCATGGAACAGGAAAGGTTATTCGTGTTTTGGTATTATGCACTCCCGATAAGGAAGAAGAAGCAAAAAATGCCGGAGCGGATTACTATGGACTGGATGAGTATATCAATAAGATAAAGGAAGGGTGGACAGATATTGATGTTATCATTACAATGCCTAGTGTCATGCCTAAAGTTGGTGCTCTGGGACGAATACTCGGGCCCAGGGGGCTAATGCCGAATCCAAAATCAGGCACAGTTACTATGGATATCGGGAAGGCTGTAAAAGAGATTAAAGCCGGTAAAATTGATTTTAAAGTTGATAAATACGGAATTATCCACGCAGGTATTGCTAAGGTTTCGTTCGAGAGCAATAAAATTGCTGACAATGCCAGGGAAATACTCCAGACCATTGTCCGCTTGAAACCGTCCTCTGCAAAAGGGACTTACATTAAAAGCGTTTACATGTCTTCTACTATGAGTCCCGGCATACAAATCGATACGAAATCTATCATATAA
- the rplK gene encoding 50S ribosomal protein L11 has product MAKEVSGIIKLQIKGGAANPSPPVGPALGAKGVNIMEFCKQFNARTQDMAGKLIPAIITVYKDKSFDFIIKTPPVAVQLLEIVKKQKGSAEPNRNKISSITWEQVKSIAEAKMVDMNAFTVESAMKMVAGTARSMGISIQGNPPFAL; this is encoded by the coding sequence ATGGCTAAAGAAGTAAGCGGAATTATTAAACTGCAAATCAAAGGAGGCGCAGCCAACCCATCACCACCTGTAGGCCCTGCATTAGGAGCTAAAGGTGTAAATATTATGGAGTTCTGCAAACAGTTCAATGCTCGTACACAGGATATGGCAGGGAAACTGATTCCTGCAATCATCACTGTTTACAAGGACAAATCCTTTGATTTTATTATTAAAACTCCTCCTGTAGCAGTACAGCTTCTTGAAATTGTGAAGAAACAAAAAGGTTCAGCCGAACCCAACAGGAATAAAATCAGCTCTATCACCTGGGAACAAGTGAAGTCAATTGCTGAAGCTAAAATGGTTGACATGAATGCTTTTACGGTTGAGTCGGCAATGAAAATGGTAGCAGGTACTGCACGCAGCATGGGAATATCTATTCAGGGAAACCCACCATTTGCTTTATAA
- the nusG gene encoding transcription termination/antitermination protein NusG, protein MSEQVKKWYVVKAISGKEKKIKELIESEINHQNLKDYVTQVLIPTEKVYQVRKGKKISKERNFFPGYVLIEAALVGEVVHVIKNVSGVLGFLGSKGEPIPMRMSEVNRILGKVDELSEKGEEISEPFIVGESVRVIDGPFNSFSGVIEEVNEEKKKLKVMVKIFGRKTPLELSFMQVEKE, encoded by the coding sequence ATGAGTGAACAAGTTAAAAAATGGTATGTTGTCAAAGCGATAAGTGGCAAGGAAAAAAAGATTAAGGAACTGATTGAAAGTGAGATCAATCATCAAAATCTTAAAGACTATGTTACACAGGTGTTGATACCAACCGAAAAAGTATACCAGGTCAGAAAAGGAAAAAAAATCAGTAAAGAAAGAAATTTTTTCCCTGGTTATGTGCTTATTGAAGCAGCCCTAGTTGGCGAAGTAGTTCATGTCATCAAGAATGTGTCCGGGGTATTAGGCTTCCTGGGTTCCAAAGGCGAACCCATACCCATGCGCATGTCGGAAGTAAACAGAATATTGGGAAAAGTTGATGAACTATCGGAAAAAGGAGAGGAAATCAGCGAACCCTTTATTGTAGGAGAATCAGTACGGGTGATTGACGGCCCTTTTAACAGTTTCAGCGGCGTGATAGAAGAGGTAAATGAAGAAAAGAAAAAATTGAAGGTTATGGTGAAGATATTCGGAAGAAAAACACCGCTCGAATTAAGTTTTATGCAGGTCGAAAAAGAATGA
- the secE gene encoding preprotein translocase subunit SecE has product MKKIKNYIKESYDELVHKVSWPTWRELQSSAIVVSIASLIIALVVYLMDLIIGTLLKQFYHLF; this is encoded by the coding sequence ATGAAAAAAATAAAAAATTATATTAAAGAAAGTTACGACGAATTGGTTCATAAAGTCTCATGGCCTACATGGCGTGAGTTACAAAGCAGTGCCATTGTTGTTTCCATTGCTTCCCTAATAATCGCCTTGGTGGTTTATCTGATGGATTTAATAATAGGCACTTTACTAAAACAGTTTTACCACTTGTTTTAG
- the tuf gene encoding elongation factor Tu, with the protein MAKEKYDRSKPHVNIGTIGHIDHGKTTLTAAITLVLSQKGWSEFRSFDSIDNAPEEKERGITINTSHIEYTTANRHYAHVDCPGHADYIKNMVTGAAQMDGAILVVAATDGPMPQTNEHILLARQVGVPKIVVFMNKVDLVDDEELLEIVEMEIRDRLTFYGFDGENTPVIRGSALGGLNLEPKWVDKVVELMDACDSYIPLPPREIDKDFLMPVEDVFSITGRGTVATGRVETGVINSGDPVEIIGLGAEKMKSVVTGVEMFRKILDRGEAGDNTGLLLRGIDKDQICRGMVVAKPGSVKPHKHFKAKVYILKKEEGGRHTPFHNKYRPQFYFRTTDVTGEVNLINGVEMVLPGDNLDIEVKLISEIAMNLNLHFAIREGGRTVGAGQVIEILD; encoded by the coding sequence ATGGCAAAAGAAAAGTACGATCGTTCCAAACCCCACGTGAACATTGGGACAATAGGTCACATCGACCATGGTAAGACTACCTTAACCGCAGCTATCACTCTGGTACTGTCGCAAAAAGGCTGGTCAGAATTCAGATCATTTGATTCAATCGACAATGCTCCTGAAGAAAAAGAAAGAGGTATTACCATTAATACCTCTCATATTGAGTATACAACAGCTAACAGGCATTATGCTCACGTTGACTGCCCCGGACATGCCGACTATATTAAAAACATGGTTACCGGTGCTGCCCAGATGGACGGCGCAATCCTTGTTGTTGCTGCTACTGATGGCCCTATGCCTCAGACCAATGAACATATTCTGTTGGCACGCCAGGTTGGTGTTCCAAAGATTGTTGTTTTCATGAACAAAGTTGACCTTGTTGATGACGAAGAACTTTTGGAAATCGTGGAAATGGAAATCAGAGACAGGCTTACATTCTACGGATTTGACGGTGAAAATACTCCCGTTATCAGAGGCTCTGCATTAGGCGGATTAAACCTGGAACCTAAATGGGTTGATAAAGTTGTGGAACTTATGGACGCTTGCGACAGTTATATACCATTACCTCCCCGTGAAATAGACAAGGATTTCCTTATGCCCGTTGAAGACGTATTTTCTATTACCGGCCGCGGTACCGTTGCAACCGGAAGAGTTGAAACAGGAGTTATCAACTCAGGCGACCCTGTTGAAATCATCGGCCTTGGTGCTGAAAAGATGAAATCAGTGGTTACAGGTGTGGAAATGTTCCGCAAAATTCTTGACAGGGGTGAAGCCGGCGACAATACCGGTCTGTTGCTCAGAGGTATTGATAAGGATCAGATTTGCCGCGGTATGGTTGTTGCAAAACCCGGTTCAGTGAAACCTCATAAACATTTCAAGGCTAAAGTTTATATTCTGAAAAAGGAAGAAGGAGGGCGTCATACACCTTTCCATAACAAATACCGCCCGCAGTTTTATTTCAGAACTACTGACGTTACCGGAGAAGTTAATCTTATCAACGGTGTGGAAATGGTATTGCCCGGGGATAACCTTGATATTGAAGTGAAATTAATTTCGGAAATCGCCATGAACCTCAATCTGCACTTTGCTATTCGTGAAGGAGGAAGAACAGTAGGAGCTGGGCAAGTAATTGAAATTCTGGATTAA
- a CDS encoding HPF/RaiA family ribosome-associated protein codes for MKVSITSIKFKTDKKLEQYIQEKVDKLSGLFDGLIGSEVTLRVEKNQKEDNKVTEIRLMISGNDLFAKKQSKTFEQSTDIAVEALRKQLLKHKQKIRGM; via the coding sequence ATGAAAGTTAGCATTACATCAATAAAATTTAAAACAGACAAAAAACTGGAGCAATACATCCAGGAGAAAGTTGATAAGTTGTCCGGCTTATTCGACGGACTCATTGGGTCGGAAGTAACTCTCAGGGTTGAAAAAAATCAGAAGGAAGATAATAAAGTCACAGAAATTCGTTTGATGATATCCGGCAATGACTTGTTTGCCAAGAAACAATCAAAGACCTTTGAACAATCTACAGATATTGCTGTTGAAGCACTTCGGAAGCAACTGTTGAAGCATAAACAGAAAATAAGAGGTATGTAG
- a CDS encoding tyrosine-type recombinase/integrase, with protein sequence MVERFLHYLQYEKRYSPHTVISYKNDLEQFAAYLEQNYELENPSMATHIMIRSWFVQMMEGNILPRSVNRKKASLNSFYKFLKKQGELKENPMLKVLSPKTSKRLPAFIEEDKMKTLLDESFSDKPNDFTTVRNLLIIEMFYVTGMRLSELVNLKEKDVSLYNLTLKVMGKRSKERLIPFNNRFKALIEKYISIKHKTFGAEINSEFLFVTNKGEKIYQKLIYRIVNHYLSIITLQEKKSPHVLRHTFATHMLNHGADLNSIKEILGHANLSATQVYTHNTIEKLKTIYKQAHPKA encoded by the coding sequence ATGGTTGAGCGTTTTTTACATTACCTGCAGTACGAGAAAAGGTACTCCCCCCATACAGTAATTAGCTATAAAAATGATTTGGAGCAGTTTGCAGCATACCTTGAGCAAAACTACGAACTTGAAAACCCATCAATGGCTACGCATATCATGATACGTTCATGGTTCGTGCAGATGATGGAAGGGAATATATTGCCACGCTCGGTGAACCGTAAAAAAGCATCGCTAAATTCGTTTTATAAATTTCTGAAAAAGCAGGGAGAACTCAAAGAAAACCCCATGCTTAAGGTATTATCTCCCAAAACATCCAAACGCTTGCCGGCTTTTATAGAGGAAGATAAGATGAAAACCCTGCTCGACGAGAGTTTTTCTGATAAACCTAACGATTTCACCACAGTGCGTAACCTATTAATTATTGAAATGTTTTATGTTACAGGTATGCGCCTGTCGGAACTTGTGAACCTGAAAGAAAAGGATGTGAGCCTTTACAACCTGACATTGAAAGTGATGGGTAAACGCAGCAAAGAGCGGTTGATACCTTTTAATAACAGGTTTAAAGCCCTCATCGAAAAATACATCAGCATTAAACACAAAACTTTCGGGGCAGAAATAAATTCAGAATTCCTTTTTGTTACCAATAAGGGAGAAAAAATTTACCAGAAGTTAATTTATCGTATTGTAAATCATTATTTAAGCATTATCACTTTACAGGAAAAAAAGAGTCCGCATGTTTTAAGGCATACTTTTGCTACCCACATGCTCAACCATGGTGCCGACCTGAATTCAATAAAAGAGATTTTAGGTCATGCAAATCTCTCGGCCACACAGGTTTATACTCATAATACCATAGAAAAATTAAAAACTATTTATAAACAAGCACATCCAAAAGCATAA
- the rpsU gene encoding 30S ribosomal protein S21, producing the protein MIIVPVKEGENIDKALKKYKRKFEKTGVVKELRERQKFTKPSIKRREELIKARYIQKLNEEKNK; encoded by the coding sequence ATGATTATTGTACCGGTAAAAGAAGGCGAAAACATCGACAAAGCCCTGAAAAAATACAAAAGGAAATTTGAAAAAACGGGCGTGGTAAAAGAATTACGCGAACGCCAGAAATTTACAAAACCTTCGATAAAGCGCAGGGAAGAGCTGATAAAGGCCAGATATATTCAGAAACTCAACGAGGAAAAGAATAAATAG
- a CDS encoding acylphosphatase, translating into MVHVNIEVFGLVQRIGFRYSAMEAASQMNITGFVKNMTDGSVYIEAEGEEKNIESFISWCHHGPPWARVDNIIVKKTTMQGFKSFEIKR; encoded by the coding sequence ATGGTACACGTTAACATTGAAGTTTTTGGGCTAGTTCAAAGAATCGGGTTTCGCTACAGTGCAATGGAGGCAGCATCCCAAATGAATATTACCGGTTTTGTAAAAAACATGACGGATGGTTCCGTTTACATTGAAGCCGAAGGTGAAGAAAAAAATATTGAATCATTTATTTCCTGGTGCCATCATGGCCCGCCATGGGCAAGGGTTGACAACATTATCGTGAAAAAAACAACCATGCAAGGGTTTAAGAGTTTTGAAATCAAACGATAA
- the mnmD gene encoding tRNA (5-methylaminomethyl-2-thiouridine)(34)-methyltransferase MnmD, protein MKSQIIITADGSHTLHIPELNECYHSRNGAIAESKHIFIDAGYRFLSWNKEHLNILEVGYGTGLNAFLTLIECEKDEKKVNYVAVEPYRIEEKILSKLNYPDITGSGHHKMFAELHQSVSGVINQLSGNFEIVLIERKIEETQLQDNGYDLVYFDAFAPDVQPEMWTPEIFNKLYIAMKDGGILVTYSCKGDVKRALKSAGFTIEKLPGPLGKREFLRAKK, encoded by the coding sequence ATGAAAAGTCAAATCATCATAACAGCTGATGGGTCGCACACACTGCATATCCCTGAACTGAATGAGTGTTATCATTCCCGTAATGGAGCCATTGCCGAATCAAAGCATATTTTTATTGATGCAGGTTATCGTTTTTTATCATGGAATAAGGAACACCTGAACATTCTGGAAGTAGGTTATGGAACAGGATTGAATGCTTTTCTCACATTGATTGAATGTGAAAAAGATGAGAAAAAAGTAAATTACGTTGCTGTTGAGCCATACAGAATTGAGGAGAAAATTTTGTCGAAATTAAATTACCCCGATATTACCGGTTCCGGTCATCATAAGATGTTTGCAGAATTGCATCAATCGGTTTCAGGTGTTATTAATCAACTTTCAGGTAATTTTGAAATTGTATTAATTGAAAGAAAAATTGAAGAAACACAGCTTCAGGATAATGGTTACGACCTTGTGTATTTTGATGCATTTGCACCCGATGTTCAGCCTGAAATGTGGACACCGGAGATTTTTAATAAGTTATATATTGCAATGAAAGATGGTGGCATTTTGGTAACATATTCCTGTAAAGGTGACGTTAAAAGAGCATTGAAGAGTGCCGGATTTACAATTGAAAAATTGCCCGGTCCACTTGGGAAAAGAGAATTTCTAAGAGCAAAAAAATAG